In the Armatimonadota bacterium genome, CCGCAGGGTGGCGCGGTAGAACGAGCCCAGGAAGTCCAGCGCCACGATCTGGGCCTCAAGGGTGTTGGCGAAATCCGCCCGCGCCCCGCGGACGTCCACGTCCTCGGGCCGGAAGCACACGCGCACCGGCGCGCCCGCCGGCAGGCCGTCGGCTGGCACGCAGGCCAGTTCCGTCGCGCCCACGCGCACGCGGTCGGGCGCCACCAGCACGCCCTGGAGGAAGTTCATCTCGCCCACGAAGTCGGCCACGAACCCCGTGGCCGGATGCTGGTAGACCTCCATGGGCGTGCCGATCTGCTCGATGATGCCCTGGTTCATGACCACGATGCGGTCGGCCATGGTGAGGGCCTCTTCCTGGTCGTGGGTGACCAGGATCGTGGTCACGCCCAGGCGCCGCTGCAGGCTGCGCACCTCGTGGCGCAGGCGCACCCGCAGGCGCGCGTCCAGCGCCGACAGCGGCTCGTCGAGCAGCAGCAGGCTCGGTGACGGCGCCAGCGCCCGGGCCAGGGCCACGCGCTGCTGCTGGCCGCCCGAGAGCTGGGCCGGGTACTTGCTCTCCTCGCCCACGAGCCCCACCAGCGCCAGCATCTCCTCGACGCGGGCGCGGATCTGCGTCCGGCCCATCCGGCGGCTGTAGAGGCCGTAGGCGATGTTGTCGAAGACCGTCAGGTTGGGGAACAGCGCGTACGACTGGAAGACGATGCCGAAGTCGCGTTCGGCGGGCGGGCGGGCGGAGATGTCGCGGCCCTCCTTGAGCACGCGGCCGCGGGTCTGCACCTCGAGCCCCATGATGATGCGCAGCAGCGTGGTCTTCCCGCAGCCCGACGGGCCCAGCAGGCAGACGAACTCCCCCTGGTCGACGCCGAACGAGATGTCCCGCAGGGCCACGAACGCGCCAAACGTCTTCCAGACCCCGTCCACCTCGAGGTAGGCGACGGCGCCCGCTCCCGGCGCTGGGCGACCGGACGACGAGGTGCTCACGGCCTCTGGACACCGGAGGCCCGTGCCGTCACGACACGGGCCTCGGGATACCGACCACCCGACACACGCAGGACACCGCGGGGAGCCCGCACCGCGTGGGGCGAGCGCCGGGGCGCCCTAGCGGGTCGGCTTCCCCTCGTAGCGGCGTGCCCACTCCTTGAGAATGCGGTCACGGTTCTTCGCCATCCACTCGAAGTCGTTCTTGATCATCTTGGCCTCGCCGTCGGGCGGGTAGAACGGCGGCAGGTTGGACATCCCGGGCATGGCCACGATGGCGTACCACTGGTTGTACATCTCCATCGCCCGGCGGCTGACGGAGAAGTCGGCCAGGCGCCGGGC is a window encoding:
- a CDS encoding putative 2-aminoethylphosphonate ABC transporter ATP-binding protein: MSTSSSGRPAPGAGAVAYLEVDGVWKTFGAFVALRDISFGVDQGEFVCLLGPSGCGKTTLLRIIMGLEVQTRGRVLKEGRDISARPPAERDFGIVFQSYALFPNLTVFDNIAYGLYSRRMGRTQIRARVEEMLALVGLVGEESKYPAQLSGGQQQRVALARALAPSPSLLLLDEPLSALDARLRVRLRHEVRSLQRRLGVTTILVTHDQEEALTMADRIVVMNQGIIEQIGTPMEVYQHPATGFVADFVGEMNFLQGVLVAPDRVRVGATELACVPADGLPAGAPVRVCFRPEDVDVRGARADFANTLEAQIVALDFLGSFYRATLRPAVADAADVRADVPVHLQREFALAPGKAITVSLPADRVRVFPGT